TTCATTTCATGTTATTTTCATGTCTACTTACATGGTAGCATCACACAAAAAAGGTTAAAAAACAAGCAACTTGGGCCTATTCCaaacttaaaaaaaaaaagtaaagtaGAAGCTCAGATCTATTTGGCATAGTTTACTTTAGCTTCAGCTTCATTTATTTCACGCAAATCAAACTACTGTAGCCTTAAACCGTGCTACAAATTAATATTAAAAGATATTGTAGCGTTAAATCATTTTATAAACCAATATTAAAATACATTAGAAGTCAGACGAATTCAATTTTTTTAGCTTGAACTAGAAGCCAGACGAATTCGGGTTTTTTTTTAAGCTTCATCAGCTTTAGCTTCACTATCAAAGTTTTTTGGCATAAGCTATGCTAAACGAAATCCCTGGATTCCTAAACCTTTTGTAGAGTACGTTTCATGTATTGTATGCTGGGTTTGCTTTCTTGTTTGTATTTGACTTTAAATATTAACATCTAATCAAGTGAAACTTTGCTCCTTATTGTAGTACACGGTGTTTAGTGTTTTGCTCCTCTTTGCTCAGTCAGCCATGAGAGGTCCGCTGGCCCACCGTTGAGCGGCGGTGAACCAACGCCGGGTCCACACAGGCCCCTCGGATCCGATACGCCCGATGCTCCGGGCGCGCAACGGCATCCCCGCCGTCCATCCACTTACCCCACCTCTCACCAACCACCTCCACTTCCACCCCcactcccctcgccgccgccgccgccgccgccatggcgtcCTCCACCGCGGCCTCGCCGCTCACCTGCCACCACCtcggcgccagcgccgccccccGCTCCCGCCTCCCCgccctctccttctccctccgccgccgctcctccaagCCCATCTCCCTCTCCCACTCCCACTCCCTCCCCTCCAAGCCCCTCTTCGCCccaccccccgccgccgccgcctccccctccccctcccgcggCGCCCTCCagcccgcctccgcctccgccgcggcggcccccgccccgccgccgaagCCTGCGCTGCAGGGCGCGGCCATCAAGCCGCTCCTCGCCACCATCGCGACGGGCGTCCTCATCTGGCTCGTCCCGGCCCCCGCCGGCGTGCCCCGCAACGCGTGGCAGCTGCTCGCCATCTTCCTCTCCACCATCGTCGGCATCATCacccagccgctgccgctcggcgccgtcgccctgctcggcctcggcgccgccgtgctcacCCGCACGCtcaccttcgccgccgccttctccgcctTCGGCGACCCCATCCCCTGGCTCATCGcgctcgccttcttcttcgcgcGCGGCTTCATCAAGACCGGCCTCGGCTCCCGCGTCGCCTACGCCTTCGTCGCCCAGttcggctcctcctccctcggccTCGGCTACGCGCTCGTCTTCGCCGAGGCGCTCCTCGCCCCCGCCATCCCCTCCGtctccgcccgcgccggcggcatcTTCCTCCCGCTCGTCAAGTCGCTCTGCGAGGCATGCGGCTCGCGCAGCGGCGACGGCACCGAGCGCCGCCTCGGGGCCTGGCTCATGCTCACCTGCTTCCAGACCTCCGTCGTCTCCTCCGCCATGTTCCtcaccgccatggccgccaacCCGCTCTCGGCAAACCTCACGGCGGCCACCATCGGGGAGGGGATCGGCTGGACGCTCTGGGCCAAGGCCGCCATTGTGCCCGGGCTGCTCTCGCTCGTGCTCGTGCCGCTCATTCTGTACGTGATCTACCCGCCGGAGGTGAAATCCAGCCCCGATGCGCCACGCCTGGCCAAGGAGCGCCTTGCCAAGATGGGGCCCATGAGCAAGGCGGAGACGATCATGGCTGGCACGCTGCTGCTCACGGTATAATGCAATCTTTGTTGCAccccccttttcttttgtatTTCTACTCAACAGCCTTGTGTTTTAATCATGCACTGAACTTGTCTAGT
The nucleotide sequence above comes from Panicum virgatum strain AP13 chromosome 3K, P.virgatum_v5, whole genome shotgun sequence. Encoded proteins:
- the LOC120699625 gene encoding dicarboxylate transporter 1, chloroplastic-like; this translates as MASSTAASPLTCHHLGASAAPRSRLPALSFSLRRRSSKPISLSHSHSLPSKPLFAPPPAAAASPSPSRGALQPASASAAAAPAPPPKPALQGAAIKPLLATIATGVLIWLVPAPAGVPRNAWQLLAIFLSTIVGIITQPLPLGAVALLGLGAAVLTRTLTFAAAFSAFGDPIPWLIALAFFFARGFIKTGLGSRVAYAFVAQFGSSSLGLGYALVFAEALLAPAIPSVSARAGGIFLPLVKSLCEACGSRSGDGTERRLGAWLMLTCFQTSVVSSAMFLTAMAANPLSANLTAATIGEGIGWTLWAKAAIVPGLLSLVLVPLILYVIYPPEVKSSPDAPRLAKERLAKMGPMSKAETIMAGTLLLTVGLWIFGGMLNVDAVSAAILGLSVLLITGVVTWKECLAESVAWDTLTWFAALIAMAGYLNKYGLISWFSETVVKFVGGLGLSWQLSFGVLVLLYFYSHYFFASGAAHIGAMFAAFLSVASALGTPSLFAAMVLSFLSNLMGGLTHYGIGSAPVFYGAGYVPLAQWWGYGFVISVVNILIWLGAGGFWWKMIGLW